From the genome of Globicephala melas chromosome 16, mGloMel1.2, whole genome shotgun sequence, one region includes:
- the PWWP2B gene encoding PWWP domain-containing protein 2B isoform X2 — protein MEPRAGCRLPVRVEQVVNGALLVTVSCGERSFAGILLDCTKKSGLFGLPPSAPPPQAQDPPVNGCHGPAPTEGDTEAMQLGTGPPPPPSGDQAPGTASPEPPLLPAGSLPPFPPYFEGAPFPPPLWLRNTYRQWVPQPPPRGIKRTRRRLSRNRDPGHLALSPIRLRPRQVLCEKCKSTLSPPEASPGPPAPPQPRREPRKPEDPNGGGDTTAKRRKRERRQEARARVPRSPVIKISYSTPQGTGEVVEIPSRVHGSLEPFCPPQAPPGGPDPEAPASIPKLKLTRPLPPSAAPPPPKIRLKPHRPGAGEQEPVYKAELVEELKGCGRGPRAGSPAPLADGSARSGLADSSSGSSGEDDDCKGCPRGEHGRDGLAFLAACPRRTGCASVSVCSSDSLDESKSSSSEVTSPDMCDLSSGDGASVPASSKDARPTVPPLTVRLHTQSVSKCVTEDGRTVAVGDIVWGRRQ, from the exons GTCTGGCCTCTTCGGCCTGCCCCCGTCAGCTCCGCCGCCCCAGGCCCAGGACCCGCCTGTCAACGGCTGCCACGGGCCGGCCCCCACGGAGGGCGACACAGAGGCGATGCAGCTGGGGACAGGCCCCCCGCCACCTCCCAGTGGGGACCAGGCCCCTGGGACCGCCAGCCCCGAGCCGCCCCTGCTGCCCGCCGGAAGCCTGCCCCCGTTCCCGCCCTATTTTGAAGgcgcccccttccctcccccgctCTGGCTGAGGAACACGTACCGGCAGTGGGTGCCGCAGCCGCCCCCCCGGGGCATCAAGAGGACACGGAGGCGCCTGTCCCGCAACCGCGACCCTGGCCACCTGGCCCTGAGTCCCATCCGCCTGCGGCCCCGCCAGGTGCTCTGCGAGAAGTGCAAGAGCACCCTGAGCCCCCCAGAGGCCAGCCCcggccccccagcccccccacaGCCGCGCAGGGAGCCCCGAAAGCCCGAGGACCCCAACGGTGGGGGTGACACCACCgccaagaggaggaagagggagaggcggCAGGAGGCGCGGGCCCGGGTCCCCCGGAGCCCGGTCATCAAGATCTCCTACAGCACGCCCCAGGGCACCGGCGAGGTGGTGGAGATCCCCTCCCGCGTGCACGGCTCGCTGGAGCCCTTCTGCCCCCCGCAGGCCCCGCCCGGAGGCCCGGACCCCGAGGCGCCTGCCTCCATCCCCAAGCTGAAGCTGACACGGCCCCTGCCCCCCAGCGCTGCCCCGCCGCCCCCCAAGATCCGCCTGAAGCCCCACCGCCCGGGGGCTGGCGAGCAGGAGCCCGTCTACAAGGCCGAGCTGGTGGAGGAGCTCAAGGGCTGTGGCCGCGGCCCCCGGGCCGGCTCACCCGCGCCCCTGGCTGACGGCTCTGCCCGCTCTGGGCTGGCGGACTCGTCTTCTGGAAGTTCCGGCGAGGACGACGACTGCAAGGGGTGTCCCCGAGGCGAACACGGGCGTGACGGCCTGGCTTTTCTCGCCGCCTGCCCCCGGAGAACTGGCTGTGCCAGCGTGTCGGTGTGCAGCAGCGACAGCCTGGACGAGTCCAAATCGTCCAGCTCGGAAGTGACGTCACCAGACATGTGTGACCTCTCGTCTGGCGACGGTGCGTCTGTGCCGGCCTCGTCCAAGGACGCGCGGCCGACGGTCCCACCCCTGACGGTCAGGCTGCACACGCAGAGCGTCTCCAAGTGCGTTACCGAGGATGGAAGGACCGTGGCCGTAGGGGACATCGTGTGGG GTCGCAGACAATGA
- the PWWP2B gene encoding PWWP domain-containing protein 2B isoform X1, which produces MEPRAGCRLPVRVEQVVNGALLVTVSCGERSFAGILLDCTKKSGLFGLPPSAPPPQAQDPPVNGCHGPAPTEGDTEAMQLGTGPPPPPSGDQAPGTASPEPPLLPAGSLPPFPPYFEGAPFPPPLWLRNTYRQWVPQPPPRGIKRTRRRLSRNRDPGHLALSPIRLRPRQVLCEKCKSTLSPPEASPGPPAPPQPRREPRKPEDPNGGGDTTAKRRKRERRQEARARVPRSPVIKISYSTPQGTGEVVEIPSRVHGSLEPFCPPQAPPGGPDPEAPASIPKLKLTRPLPPSAAPPPPKIRLKPHRPGAGEQEPVYKAELVEELKGCGRGPRAGSPAPLADGSARSGLADSSSGSSGEDDDCKGCPRGEHGRDGLAFLAACPRRTGCASVSVCSSDSLDESKSSSSEVTSPDMCDLSSGDGASVPASSKDARPTVPPLTVRLHTQSVSKCVTEDGRTVAVGDIVWGKVHGFPWWPARVLDISLSQKEDGEPSWQEAKVSWFGSPTTSFLSISKLSPFSEFFKLRFNRKKKGMYRKAITEAANAARHVAPEIRELLTQFET; this is translated from the coding sequence GTCTGGCCTCTTCGGCCTGCCCCCGTCAGCTCCGCCGCCCCAGGCCCAGGACCCGCCTGTCAACGGCTGCCACGGGCCGGCCCCCACGGAGGGCGACACAGAGGCGATGCAGCTGGGGACAGGCCCCCCGCCACCTCCCAGTGGGGACCAGGCCCCTGGGACCGCCAGCCCCGAGCCGCCCCTGCTGCCCGCCGGAAGCCTGCCCCCGTTCCCGCCCTATTTTGAAGgcgcccccttccctcccccgctCTGGCTGAGGAACACGTACCGGCAGTGGGTGCCGCAGCCGCCCCCCCGGGGCATCAAGAGGACACGGAGGCGCCTGTCCCGCAACCGCGACCCTGGCCACCTGGCCCTGAGTCCCATCCGCCTGCGGCCCCGCCAGGTGCTCTGCGAGAAGTGCAAGAGCACCCTGAGCCCCCCAGAGGCCAGCCCcggccccccagcccccccacaGCCGCGCAGGGAGCCCCGAAAGCCCGAGGACCCCAACGGTGGGGGTGACACCACCgccaagaggaggaagagggagaggcggCAGGAGGCGCGGGCCCGGGTCCCCCGGAGCCCGGTCATCAAGATCTCCTACAGCACGCCCCAGGGCACCGGCGAGGTGGTGGAGATCCCCTCCCGCGTGCACGGCTCGCTGGAGCCCTTCTGCCCCCCGCAGGCCCCGCCCGGAGGCCCGGACCCCGAGGCGCCTGCCTCCATCCCCAAGCTGAAGCTGACACGGCCCCTGCCCCCCAGCGCTGCCCCGCCGCCCCCCAAGATCCGCCTGAAGCCCCACCGCCCGGGGGCTGGCGAGCAGGAGCCCGTCTACAAGGCCGAGCTGGTGGAGGAGCTCAAGGGCTGTGGCCGCGGCCCCCGGGCCGGCTCACCCGCGCCCCTGGCTGACGGCTCTGCCCGCTCTGGGCTGGCGGACTCGTCTTCTGGAAGTTCCGGCGAGGACGACGACTGCAAGGGGTGTCCCCGAGGCGAACACGGGCGTGACGGCCTGGCTTTTCTCGCCGCCTGCCCCCGGAGAACTGGCTGTGCCAGCGTGTCGGTGTGCAGCAGCGACAGCCTGGACGAGTCCAAATCGTCCAGCTCGGAAGTGACGTCACCAGACATGTGTGACCTCTCGTCTGGCGACGGTGCGTCTGTGCCGGCCTCGTCCAAGGACGCGCGGCCGACGGTCCCACCCCTGACGGTCAGGCTGCACACGCAGAGCGTCTCCAAGTGCGTTACCGAGGATGGAAGGACCGTGGCCGTAGGGGACATCGTGTGGGGTAAGGTTCATGGTTTTCCCTGGTGGCCAGCACGTGTCCTGGACATCAGTCTTAGCCAGAAGGAGGACGGCGAGCCCTCCTGGCAAGAAGCGAAAGTCTCATGGTTTGGTTCTCCAACTACATCGTTCTTGTCTATTTCAAAACTCTCCCCTTTCTCTGAATTTTTCAAACTGAGATTTAACCGTAAGAAGAAGGGGATGTATCGGAAAGCTATAACAGAGGCTGCCAATGCCGCCCGACACGTGGCCCCGGAAATAAGGGAGCTCTTAACCCAGTTTGAAACGTAA